A genomic region of Arachis stenosperma cultivar V10309 chromosome 9, arast.V10309.gnm1.PFL2, whole genome shotgun sequence contains the following coding sequences:
- the LOC130949989 gene encoding uncharacterized protein LOC130949989 has protein sequence MNPSIEFTVCDLTKNSDVAKVSEVPTRLRCLTTTILLFLLSAVGISTSLAENSYVITFQSPNLFPKGLAWDSSGQHFLVSSLCHRTISTVSDAGVVEILISDPSLPENVTVLGLAVDSCNNRVLGVLNVLKPLHPFNALTAYDLRSGQRLFFSLLSPASNGESDGSDEAIANDVTVDFKGNAYITNSAENFIWKVNDKEEALILSNSRRFTEHRVDREAWYSFCGLNGIAYVNNDYLLVVQSNMGKMFKVDAEDGTA, from the exons ATGAACCCTTCCATTGAATTCACTGTGTGTGACCTGACGAAAAATTCTGACGTGGCAAAG GTCTCTGAAGTCCCCACTCGTCTCCGGTGCCTTACTACAACAATCCTCTTATTCCTTCTCTCCGCCGTCGGGATCTCAACTTCACTCGCCGAAAACAGCTACGTAATCACATTCCAGTCACCCAACCTCTTCCCCAAAGGCCTCGCTTGGGATTCCAGCGGACAGCACTTTCTGGTCAGCTCCCTATGCCACCGCACAATCTCCACCGTCTCTGATGCCGGCGTAGTGGAAATTCTAATCTCCGATCCTTCTCTCCCAGAAAATGTCACTGTTTTAGGGCTTGCTGTCGATTCATGCAACAACCGTGTCCTCGGCGTACTCAACGTGCTCAAACCTCTCCATCCCTTCAACGCCCTCACTGCCTACGACCTCCGCTCCGGCCAACGCCTGTTCTTTTCCCTCCTCTCCCCCGCCAGCAACGGCGAATCCGATGGCTCCGACGAAGCAATCGCAAACGACGTCACGGTGGACTTCAAGGGAAACGCTTACATCACTAACTCTGCAGAAAACTTCATCTGGAAAGTCAACGACAAAGAAGAAGCTTTGATCTTATCTAACTCCCGTAGGTTCACAGAACACCGCGTGGACCGTGAAGCATGGTATAGTTTCTGCGGCCTCAATGGCATCGCTTACGTCAACAACGATTACTTATTGGTGGTGCAATCGAATATGGGAAAGATGTTCAAGGTGGATGCTGAAGACGGCACCGCATAA
- the LOC130950504 gene encoding myb family transcription factor PHL5-like isoform X4, which yields MKGGSMQSLCIFQGRSLLVLVSFNSYQDRSPTPFSGGSVSGNSTSNGVTISKVTPKAVLKMMDSDGLTIFHVKSHLQKYRIAKYMLDPIYNGKSDKRIHIKNLQHQYIPLDIKRIQIREALQQQLDAQKLLHKQLEE from the exons ATGAAGGGAGGGAGTATGCAAAGTTTATGCATCTTTCAAGGAAGAAGTTTACTGGTTTTG GTGAGCTTCAATTCTTATCAAGATAGGTCTCCAACACCTTTTTCGGGAGGAAGTGTATCAGGAAACTCTACTTCTAATGGAGTAACCATATCGA AGGTAACACCAAAGGCTGTATTGAAGATGATGGACTCAGATGGATTAACAATCTTTCATGTCAAAAGCCATTTGCAGAAATATAGAATTGCTAAGTACATGCTTGACCCAATTTATAATg GGAAATCTGACAAAAGAATCCACATAAAGAATCTTCAACATCAATATATTCCTCTTGATATAAAGAG AATTCAAATTAGGGAAGCACTTCAACAACAATTAGATGCTCAAAAGCTTCTTCATAAACAACTAGAG GAGTAA
- the LOC130950504 gene encoding myb family transcription factor PHL5-like isoform X1, producing MKGGSMQSLCIFQGRSLLVLVSFNSYQDRSPTPFSGGSVSGNSTSNGVTISSKTRIWWTQALHKKFVECVNCHGGADKVTPKAVLKMMDSDGLTIFHVKSHLQKYRIAKYMLDPIYNGKSDKRIHIKNLQHQYIPLDIKSRIQIREALQQQLDAQKLLHKQLEE from the exons ATGAAGGGAGGGAGTATGCAAAGTTTATGCATCTTTCAAGGAAGAAGTTTACTGGTTTTG GTGAGCTTCAATTCTTATCAAGATAGGTCTCCAACACCTTTTTCGGGAGGAAGTGTATCAGGAAACTCTACTTCTAATGGAGTAACCATATCGAGTAAGACACGTATATGGTGGACTCAGGCTCTTCATAAAAAGTTTGTTGAATGTGTAAATTGCCATGGTGGTGCTGATA AGGTAACACCAAAGGCTGTATTGAAGATGATGGACTCAGATGGATTAACAATCTTTCATGTCAAAAGCCATTTGCAGAAATATAGAATTGCTAAGTACATGCTTGACCCAATTTATAATg GGAAATCTGACAAAAGAATCCACATAAAGAATCTTCAACATCAATATATTCCTCTTGATATAAAGAG TAGAATTCAAATTAGGGAAGCACTTCAACAACAATTAGATGCTCAAAAGCTTCTTCATAAACAACTAGAG GAGTAA
- the LOC130950504 gene encoding myb family transcription factor PHL5-like isoform X3, with translation MKGGSMQSLCIFQGRSLLVLVSFNSYQDRSPTPFSGGSVSGNSTSNGVTISKVTPKAVLKMMDSDGLTIFHVKSHLQKYRIAKYMLDPIYNGKSDKRIHIKNLQHQYIPLDIKSRIQIREALQQQLDAQKLLHKQLEE, from the exons ATGAAGGGAGGGAGTATGCAAAGTTTATGCATCTTTCAAGGAAGAAGTTTACTGGTTTTG GTGAGCTTCAATTCTTATCAAGATAGGTCTCCAACACCTTTTTCGGGAGGAAGTGTATCAGGAAACTCTACTTCTAATGGAGTAACCATATCGA AGGTAACACCAAAGGCTGTATTGAAGATGATGGACTCAGATGGATTAACAATCTTTCATGTCAAAAGCCATTTGCAGAAATATAGAATTGCTAAGTACATGCTTGACCCAATTTATAATg GGAAATCTGACAAAAGAATCCACATAAAGAATCTTCAACATCAATATATTCCTCTTGATATAAAGAG TAGAATTCAAATTAGGGAAGCACTTCAACAACAATTAGATGCTCAAAAGCTTCTTCATAAACAACTAGAG GAGTAA
- the LOC130950504 gene encoding myb family transcription factor PHL5-like isoform X2, which yields MKGGSMQSLCIFQGRSLLVLVSFNSYQDRSPTPFSGGSVSGNSTSNGVTISSKTRIWWTQALHKKFVECVNCHGGADKVTPKAVLKMMDSDGLTIFHVKSHLQKYRIAKYMLDPIYNGKSDKRIHIKNLQHQYIPLDIKRIQIREALQQQLDAQKLLHKQLEE from the exons ATGAAGGGAGGGAGTATGCAAAGTTTATGCATCTTTCAAGGAAGAAGTTTACTGGTTTTG GTGAGCTTCAATTCTTATCAAGATAGGTCTCCAACACCTTTTTCGGGAGGAAGTGTATCAGGAAACTCTACTTCTAATGGAGTAACCATATCGAGTAAGACACGTATATGGTGGACTCAGGCTCTTCATAAAAAGTTTGTTGAATGTGTAAATTGCCATGGTGGTGCTGATA AGGTAACACCAAAGGCTGTATTGAAGATGATGGACTCAGATGGATTAACAATCTTTCATGTCAAAAGCCATTTGCAGAAATATAGAATTGCTAAGTACATGCTTGACCCAATTTATAATg GGAAATCTGACAAAAGAATCCACATAAAGAATCTTCAACATCAATATATTCCTCTTGATATAAAGAG AATTCAAATTAGGGAAGCACTTCAACAACAATTAGATGCTCAAAAGCTTCTTCATAAACAACTAGAG GAGTAA